A genomic segment from Methanomicrobium sp. W14 encodes:
- a CDS encoding tetratricopeptide repeat protein, with protein sequence MAIFDRIKGQGSNPNPWIDKAASLFDQGKYAGAVKNLEKALEIEPENGSLCYRMGTALMHLSKFDEAEKYFKRAVAASPENMNAWQALGNSLYESRDFSSAVQCFDKVLSSDPSVLDIWYKKADSFEYLGNFAGAAECCENILGLEPSNVDVMEKLGTLCMRTGDFDKAVEVFGKVLSSDSENVFVMIKMGEVLEKLGKSEEALGFYDVALRTAPSDTSAVYHKASLCERLGRYFEAAEIYRNAGPDMPPDAVAAFNRAVNLVWSGLYSEAVFSLEIVLKKNPADISAWHMMGISLEHMGEYERSVVCFDNILKYAPDSSAAWYQRGMCLSKLGRYNDVMNSFEHVMKGSADGGVNWINNNIDLSLFEKQAADVQSKLNIDVKESRMLEMQGEALMHLGRFEEAFTCFSKLVESRPDNINAWRNRADALISLGEYAGAAESINHVLEKFPDETALWEKKGNTLMHIGDSEKAASCFEKVVESDPSNVGAWQKLTEARLKMGLFEKALEGMDIILSKAPGDDSVRSKKAEILMSEGDYDQALEILEPIMQKGGSDVSAWRNYITALDMTGRYDEAVSAIENLESAGVADSFLLCQKAEIYEKSGNIEGSVEAYSAAFEIDPEREGLSLSLANSLKLLGRYEEASKAFEHYVRANREDAAGWRELGITLRRTGSLEKASKSFQKAAGLNPGNTGILLDQALLMLEVGDFSNACDVFERILELSPENKVAKRNYPFALSGAKRTKEAVKEFGNFLETDDDDIAARLEVASLCEKTGDFELAAGHYAAVLEDNEKDLNTWIKLAKVLAVMGRYEDCIEACDSISENYPDNYTANRMKGDMLFRLGRFEKASESYKKALEGDHQDKATLLLCAESLLKAGKYKESLQNYSAALEDSEGDIESFFQCATAQMHMGGYEKVLRFIGRVLKEKPELSGALLIQANAYERIGQYEEALSNYEAAIKTDHKNPALWDARGMLLVNLGRYNDAGKSFERSIEMGSTSSASWYGKGLALEQLGKHEAAIEAYDQVLSMNPGDAAASYRKGICLTKLGRYREASECFEKTARAEKASGFEEEKPDL encoded by the coding sequence ATGGCGATCTTTGACAGAATAAAAGGGCAGGGGAGTAATCCAAACCCCTGGATTGACAAGGCTGCATCACTTTTTGATCAGGGGAAATATGCGGGTGCAGTAAAGAATCTCGAAAAAGCTCTGGAAATTGAGCCTGAAAACGGATCTTTATGCTACAGAATGGGCACAGCGCTTATGCACCTTTCAAAATTTGACGAAGCTGAAAAATACTTCAAGCGGGCTGTCGCGGCATCGCCTGAAAATATGAATGCATGGCAGGCACTTGGAAATTCCCTTTACGAATCGAGGGACTTTTCCAGTGCAGTGCAGTGTTTTGACAAGGTGCTTTCATCGGACCCGTCTGTACTGGATATCTGGTACAAAAAAGCAGACTCCTTCGAATATCTTGGCAATTTCGCCGGTGCAGCGGAATGTTGTGAAAACATCCTCGGACTTGAGCCTTCAAACGTTGATGTAATGGAAAAGCTTGGCACTCTCTGTATGAGAACAGGCGATTTTGACAAGGCCGTGGAAGTGTTTGGAAAGGTCCTTTCATCAGACTCCGAAAATGTATTTGTAATGATAAAAATGGGTGAAGTCCTTGAAAAACTTGGAAAATCCGAGGAAGCCCTTGGATTTTACGATGTCGCCTTAAGGACCGCCCCATCGGATACGTCTGCTGTCTACCACAAGGCTTCTTTGTGTGAAAGACTTGGCAGATACTTTGAAGCTGCCGAAATCTACAGGAACGCAGGTCCTGACATGCCACCTGATGCAGTCGCCGCATTCAACAGGGCAGTAAACCTTGTCTGGAGCGGTTTATATTCTGAGGCTGTTTTCTCCCTTGAGATTGTCCTGAAAAAGAACCCCGCGGATATATCGGCATGGCACATGATGGGAATCTCACTCGAGCATATGGGAGAGTATGAACGTTCTGTCGTGTGCTTTGACAATATACTGAAATACGCCCCTGACAGTTCCGCTGCATGGTACCAGAGAGGAATGTGCCTTTCAAAGCTTGGCAGGTACAACGACGTGATGAACAGCTTTGAACATGTGATGAAAGGTAGTGCCGACGGCGGTGTCAACTGGATAAACAATAATATAGACTTAAGCCTTTTTGAAAAACAGGCGGCAGATGTCCAGTCAAAGCTCAACATTGATGTAAAAGAGTCAAGAATGCTTGAGATGCAGGGAGAAGCGCTTATGCACCTTGGGAGATTCGAGGAAGCGTTTACATGCTTCTCCAAACTTGTCGAGTCCCGGCCTGACAACATCAATGCGTGGCGCAACAGGGCTGATGCTCTTATAAGCCTTGGAGAATACGCCGGTGCAGCCGAATCCATAAATCATGTTCTGGAAAAATTTCCGGATGAAACTGCCCTGTGGGAGAAAAAGGGCAATACCCTGATGCATATCGGGGACAGCGAAAAGGCGGCTTCATGCTTTGAAAAGGTCGTGGAATCAGACCCTTCCAATGTGGGGGCATGGCAAAAACTTACTGAAGCCAGGCTTAAAATGGGTCTTTTTGAAAAAGCCCTTGAAGGTATGGATATTATTTTGTCAAAAGCTCCAGGCGACGATTCGGTAAGAAGCAAAAAGGCGGAGATTTTAATGTCCGAAGGGGACTATGATCAGGCGCTTGAAATCCTTGAGCCGATTATGCAGAAGGGTGGAAGTGATGTCAGTGCATGGAGGAATTATATCACCGCTCTTGATATGACAGGCAGGTACGATGAAGCCGTATCCGCAATAGAGAACCTTGAAAGCGCAGGGGTTGCGGACTCTTTTCTGCTCTGTCAGAAAGCTGAAATTTATGAAAAGTCAGGGAATATCGAGGGCTCTGTTGAGGCATATTCGGCAGCCTTTGAGATTGACCCGGAGAGGGAAGGTCTTTCCCTCTCGCTTGCAAACAGCCTGAAGCTTCTTGGACGGTATGAGGAAGCCTCAAAAGCTTTCGAACATTACGTACGTGCAAACCGTGAAGATGCGGCCGGATGGAGGGAGCTTGGAATAACCCTCAGGCGTACAGGAAGTCTTGAAAAAGCTTCAAAATCGTTCCAGAAAGCTGCCGGGTTAAACCCCGGCAACACGGGTATACTTCTTGACCAGGCCCTTTTGATGCTTGAAGTGGGGGATTTCAGCAATGCCTGTGATGTTTTTGAGAGGATTCTTGAACTTTCACCTGAAAATAAAGTTGCAAAACGCAATTATCCGTTTGCCCTTTCAGGAGCAAAGAGGACCAAAGAGGCTGTAAAGGAGTTCGGGAATTTTCTGGAGACTGACGATGACGACATAGCTGCAAGACTTGAAGTTGCGTCACTGTGCGAAAAAACCGGGGACTTCGAGCTCGCTGCAGGCCATTACGCCGCAGTGCTTGAAGACAATGAAAAAGACCTCAACACATGGATTAAGCTTGCAAAAGTCCTTGCTGTTATGGGGAGGTACGAAGACTGCATAGAGGCATGCGACAGCATATCTGAAAACTACCCTGACAATTACACCGCAAACAGGATGAAGGGAGACATGCTTTTCAGGCTTGGCAGGTTCGAAAAGGCATCAGAAAGCTACAAAAAAGCTCTCGAAGGAGATCATCAGGACAAGGCGACGCTTCTTTTGTGCGCAGAGTCTTTGCTTAAGGCGGGAAAATACAAGGAGAGCCTTCAGAACTATTCGGCTGCGCTTGAGGACTCCGAAGGTGATATCGAAAGCTTCTTCCAGTGTGCGACGGCGCAGATGCATATGGGGGGATATGAAAAGGTTCTGCGGTTTATCGGGCGTGTCTTAAAAGAAAAACCAGAACTTTCAGGAGCTCTTCTTATTCAGGCAAATGCCTATGAGAGAATAGGGCAGTATGAAGAGGCCCTTTCAAACTACGAGGCCGCAATAAAGACTGACCATAAAAACCCGGCGTTATGGGATGCACGCGGCATGCTTCTCGTCAACCTGGGAAGGTACAACGATGCCGGCAAATCGTTCGAGCGTTCGATAGAGATGGGTTCGACATCCTCTGCAAGCTGGTACGGCAAAGGCCTTGCACTTGAGCAGCTTGGAAAGCATGAGGCTGCAATAGAGGCATATGATCAGGTTTTGTCCATGAATCCCGGGGATGCTGCAGCTTCATACCGTAAAGGCATATGCTTAACAAAGCTCGGCAGGTACAGGGAGGCATCGGAGTGCTTTGAAAAAACGGCAAGAGCTGAAAAGGCTTCTGGTTTCGAAGAAGAGAAACCTGATCTTTAA
- a CDS encoding helix-turn-helix domain-containing protein gives MIPDSPENAAILNLLKKNPRGMSLRQISEAIGMNRITAARYLDVLKTAGMVDMKPYGQAKVYFLSKRVPVSAMLDFTSDLVLIVGCDDRILNANKPLLDFLDRSLDEVTGLYPDELFTTKKGERDIISGISEAFSGNIIAEEIFIKKKNKVRCFFMKIIPVVFYDGQPGLAVILKDNTERKKFEDIVDLQKDLGWKLSSAITYHDALPLSLKTVMAILNMESGGIYLVNDTTGDLDLFLPDGSETRFLNIYRKIEKDSAFYNIISERNYYLNSNDFDIFPPNEVNNLEKRKILSIAIISVKSRDQFFAAIILVSKKKTEFEKWLIAEAESAAAITANVIIRIKALEKLKNSENRYKMLFNHTNDTVIPGSSEGDKNTQDRQDI, from the coding sequence ATGATTCCTGACAGTCCCGAGAATGCAGCAATACTAAATCTTCTGAAAAAAAATCCACGTGGGATGTCACTGAGGCAGATATCAGAAGCTATAGGGATGAACAGAATAACTGCGGCAAGATATCTGGATGTTCTCAAAACGGCGGGAATGGTTGATATGAAGCCATATGGTCAGGCGAAAGTGTATTTTCTTTCAAAAAGGGTCCCTGTATCCGCAATGCTTGATTTCACTTCAGACCTGGTCCTTATAGTAGGATGCGACGACAGAATACTCAACGCAAACAAGCCGCTTTTGGATTTCCTTGACAGAAGTCTTGATGAAGTCACCGGCCTTTACCCTGATGAACTTTTTACGACAAAGAAAGGTGAAAGAGACATTATTTCGGGGATTTCAGAGGCTTTTTCAGGCAATATAATCGCTGAAGAGATATTTATAAAAAAGAAAAACAAAGTCAGATGTTTTTTCATGAAAATCATCCCGGTGGTCTTCTACGACGGGCAGCCGGGTCTTGCTGTCATACTTAAGGACAACACCGAAAGAAAAAAATTTGAGGATATCGTAGACCTCCAGAAAGACCTTGGCTGGAAGCTTTCATCGGCAATAACCTACCATGACGCACTTCCACTTTCGCTTAAGACAGTAATGGCTATTCTGAATATGGAATCCGGCGGAATTTACCTTGTAAACGATACGACAGGGGACCTTGATCTTTTCCTGCCTGACGGGAGTGAAACGAGATTCTTGAATATATACCGTAAAATAGAGAAGGATTCTGCATTCTACAATATCATATCAGAAAGAAATTACTACCTTAACAGCAATGATTTTGATATATTCCCCCCGAATGAAGTAAATAACCTTGAAAAAAGGAAAATCTTATCAATAGCCATAATATCAGTCAAGAGCAGGGACCAGTTCTTCGCTGCAATAATACTGGTGTCAAAAAAGAAGACTGAATTCGAAAAATGGCTTATCGCGGAGGCAGAGTCCGCGGCTGCAATCACCGCAAACGTAATCATAAGGATAAAAGCCCTTGAAAAGCTTAAAAACAGTGAGAACCGGTATAAAATGCTTTTTAACCATACAAACGACACAGTAATTCCGGGAAGCAGTGAAGGTGACAAAAATACGCAGGACAGACAGGATATCTGA
- a CDS encoding ATP-binding protein, translated as MHKYTLSKAFENETFATYLSVAVVILLFLMMEITYQIIFENTIMVLSHIFYFPVIIISFLYPRRGVVISTVLSVLYLAFAYIFISPDIYGIVSATMQFYVYVSISVVVSVISDRLMSDRIKFRTLFDYSENGICVAEKDSGKIIEMNKKFSSLLDRWGFSESEKSIAELCGNMDSCDEFLSNFYERNSVENYEMKIRAKDGNDGYALVSASNIPGGKIVMTLTDITERKTDAEKIMSLNGELKTANDEANLYIDIMAHDINNANTAAQGFAELLGENITEDDRPYFDKMLAGIKQSSNIIDKVIKVREIHSIDNTPVVCSLDKSVDDAGKKLGIKVNYSPNGIYVMAGVFLCDLFCYIFENSLAFSKGNAVIDVNAAEKGELIEISVTDDGPGIPDSRKSTLFSRFQPENNSRKGRGLGLGLCWLIADAYGGKIEAKDAKEGDYKSGLKIIITLKKAVLV; from the coding sequence ATGCATAAATATACTCTTTCAAAAGCCTTTGAAAACGAAACTTTTGCAACTTATCTGTCTGTTGCGGTTGTAATCCTGTTGTTTCTGATGATGGAGATTACCTACCAGATAATTTTTGAAAATACGATTATGGTATTGTCTCATATTTTCTATTTCCCTGTAATAATCATCTCTTTTCTCTACCCCAGAAGGGGGGTTGTAATATCCACAGTTCTTTCGGTCTTATACCTTGCATTTGCGTATATTTTTATATCACCTGACATTTACGGGATTGTCTCGGCTACGATGCAGTTCTACGTATATGTAAGTATTTCTGTCGTTGTTTCGGTAATTTCCGACAGACTCATGTCTGACAGAATAAAGTTCAGGACTCTTTTCGATTACTCGGAAAACGGCATATGCGTTGCTGAAAAGGACTCAGGAAAAATAATCGAGATGAATAAAAAATTTTCATCTCTCCTTGACAGATGGGGTTTTTCCGAATCAGAAAAGAGTATTGCCGAACTGTGTGGTAACATGGATTCGTGCGACGAATTTCTTTCAAATTTTTACGAGAGAAATTCGGTTGAAAATTACGAGATGAAAATCCGTGCGAAAGACGGAAATGATGGATATGCCCTTGTATCAGCATCGAATATACCCGGCGGAAAAATCGTTATGACCCTTACCGATATTACGGAAAGGAAAACGGATGCTGAAAAGATAATGAGTCTCAACGGGGAGCTTAAAACAGCAAACGATGAGGCAAACCTTTACATAGACATAATGGCGCATGACATCAACAATGCAAATACCGCAGCGCAGGGTTTTGCGGAGCTTCTTGGAGAGAATATAACTGAAGATGACAGGCCGTATTTTGACAAGATGCTGGCCGGGATAAAGCAGAGCAGCAACATCATCGATAAAGTGATAAAGGTAAGGGAGATTCACAGCATTGATAATACACCTGTAGTGTGCTCTCTTGACAAATCTGTAGATGACGCCGGGAAAAAACTTGGAATCAAAGTGAATTATAGTCCTAACGGGATTTATGTCATGGCGGGGGTATTTCTTTGTGATCTTTTTTGTTACATATTCGAAAACAGCCTTGCCTTTTCAAAAGGTAATGCCGTAATTGACGTGAATGCAGCCGAAAAGGGTGAACTCATTGAAATTTCCGTGACCGACGACGGCCCGGGAATTCCTGACAGCCGGAAAAGTACCCTGTTCTCAAGATTTCAGCCCGAAAACAACAGCAGAAAGGGCAGGGGTCTTGGTCTCGGGCTCTGCTGGCTTATTGCCGATGCTTACGGCGGAAAGATTGAGGCGAAGGATGCAAAGGAAGGGGACTATAAAAGCGGCCTTAAAATAATAATTACACTGAAAAAAGCGGTTTTGGTATGA
- a CDS encoding NAD(P)/FAD-dependent oxidoreductase, with amino-acid sequence MITVIGGGPAGRFAAIHLAGAGEEVRLIERRGKLGGQCLHQGCMVICGLNDCARLIDESEKLGRLNVLKNHPGVSLPDLWDEMNNIQAKISDILDRETKGAGVSVTDAEAFVDGSTVTVNGEILSSESVLIATGSKPFVPDIPNSNLPGVYTPHTIFNMRNIPKKLVIVGGGVIAAEYSYIFSMFGSDVTVASRSQFLRGKPDLLRRSALKDLHKVSIKEYTLVRNISGKERAESVFLESGGEKMEFKCDAVLFASGLTPNTGNITGIKKGEHGEIIIDEGYRTNCKGVYAAGDVTGRVFMTPYARMQGINAARSILGEKPLKIPEYIPQSLKLFYEHSYCNGNTENTSSVSIPSPSGPGSFWSVPEKNTGNAMINVDRKSGDIKGMYLGSPSSSVVAAYMGYLMEKGLNVSDFEDFVEVHPSTDGVYGLIKYAYSLLK; translated from the coding sequence ATGATAACAGTTATAGGAGGAGGACCTGCCGGAAGGTTTGCTGCAATACACCTTGCAGGGGCAGGTGAAGAGGTACGTCTTATTGAAAGAAGAGGGAAACTCGGCGGTCAGTGTCTTCACCAGGGCTGTATGGTTATATGCGGCCTGAATGACTGTGCCAGGCTTATTGACGAGTCTGAGAAACTCGGCCGCCTGAATGTTCTTAAAAATCACCCCGGGGTATCCCTTCCTGACCTTTGGGATGAGATGAATAATATACAGGCCAAGATATCAGATATTCTTGACAGGGAGACAAAGGGTGCAGGTGTTAGCGTAACTGATGCAGAAGCGTTTGTTGACGGCAGTACAGTTACAGTCAACGGCGAAATCTTATCCTCCGAAAGCGTTCTTATTGCGACAGGATCAAAACCTTTTGTTCCGGATATCCCAAATAGCAATCTTCCCGGGGTTTATACCCCGCATACAATATTTAATATGAGAAATATCCCCAAAAAACTGGTGATAGTGGGAGGCGGTGTAATTGCAGCCGAATATTCCTATATATTTTCAATGTTCGGCTCAGATGTGACCGTTGCTTCAAGAAGTCAGTTTTTAAGGGGCAAACCAGACCTTCTCAGAAGATCGGCCTTAAAAGACCTGCATAAAGTCTCGATAAAAGAGTACACGCTGGTAAGAAATATATCCGGTAAGGAAAGGGCAGAATCGGTTTTTCTTGAAAGCGGTGGAGAAAAAATGGAATTTAAATGTGATGCTGTTCTTTTTGCATCCGGCCTGACTCCCAATACTGGCAATATCACTGGTATAAAGAAAGGGGAGCACGGAGAGATTATAATAGACGAAGGCTACAGGACAAACTGCAAAGGAGTCTATGCCGCGGGTGATGTCACGGGAAGAGTTTTCATGACACCTTATGCAAGAATGCAGGGAATAAACGCTGCAAGAAGCATCCTTGGGGAAAAACCCTTAAAAATTCCGGAATATATCCCGCAGTCCCTGAAACTGTTTTATGAACACTCATACTGTAACGGGAATACTGAAAATACGAGTTCTGTTAGTATTCCCTCGCCTTCAGGACCCGGCTCCTTCTGGTCGGTTCCTGAAAAGAACACCGGAAATGCAATGATTAACGTCGACAGAAAGTCCGGTGACATTAAGGGGATGTATCTCGGCTCTCCCTCATCTTCAGTCGTTGCGGCGTATATGGGATATCTGATGGAGAAGGGCCTTAATGTATCTGACTTTGAAGATTTCGTCGAAGTTCACCCTTCAACAGATGGTGTTTACGGCCTGATAAAATATGCCTACTCCCTTTTGAAGTGA
- a CDS encoding TrmB family transcriptional regulator, translating into MIDNQPESGKISESLKSLGLTKYEALVYTALLQVDGATASEIHEISGVPRASVYPAIDKMVVKNIVSVSNTAPKRFSAAPPGEAVKNMLNSIKRDADEALDALNQLYESRRVHSAERQEYIWSITGEENISAKLREIVLSAEEEVFAICRSAVFRESVLSILKNFKGNVRIEVVTDRWEGAVPKNSSVLVFDEHKPQSQNAGNLSGAYIIDRKKALLIMDSKSGDKNINALYSESYGFVHFFMTYRSFICKHLKNLGDAKVFSQD; encoded by the coding sequence ATGATAGATAATCAGCCTGAGTCCGGGAAGATAAGTGAGTCTTTAAAGTCACTGGGACTTACAAAATATGAGGCCCTTGTATATACGGCTCTGTTACAGGTTGACGGCGCAACGGCGTCAGAGATCCACGAAATATCCGGAGTGCCGCGCGCATCTGTATACCCTGCCATAGATAAGATGGTTGTGAAAAACATTGTGAGCGTCTCAAATACGGCACCGAAAAGGTTCAGCGCTGCTCCGCCAGGGGAAGCAGTAAAGAATATGCTGAACTCCATAAAAAGGGATGCAGACGAGGCGTTGGATGCGCTGAACCAGTTGTATGAGTCCCGCAGGGTGCATTCCGCGGAAAGACAGGAGTATATATGGAGTATAACCGGCGAAGAGAATATCTCGGCAAAGTTAAGGGAAATCGTACTTTCGGCCGAAGAGGAGGTCTTTGCAATATGCAGGTCCGCTGTTTTCAGGGAGTCTGTCCTCAGCATACTCAAAAATTTTAAGGGAAATGTGCGTATTGAAGTTGTTACTGACAGGTGGGAAGGTGCAGTTCCGAAAAATTCCTCTGTGCTCGTTTTTGATGAGCATAAGCCCCAGAGCCAGAATGCAGGCAATCTGTCAGGTGCATACATAATAGACAGAAAAAAGGCGCTTCTTATTATGGACTCAAAATCGGGGGACAAGAATATAAACGCTCTTTACTCTGAATCATACGGTTTTGTCCATTTCTTCATGACATACCGCAGTTTTATCTGTAAGCACCTGAAAAATCTGGGCGATGCGAAAGTATTTTCACAGGACTGA
- a CDS encoding COG1361 S-layer family protein → MAYKYISTVLINVVTKITTHPKSKEMMNMKFTNILAIFLICVVIAAMPASAGTKYISGNPEMSVAISGSNEFDPGDDTTITITVQNTGTKEFKIVQSDIVDRDDVPDTAKLVEVSLEANKAPITVKTDPQMIGDIAAGSSDSASFKIKVDKYASPGKYPLNVTLKYKYLFSAEQTGTDTIKYNYRTVEKPLSVDINIKSDVQIEVSNVSADSMNVGTEGYITMDVTNVGHETGENTVLKLSGATGSAVVPTDASVFIGKFAPGETKTVTFKASVSDEGEAKNYPVLVSAEYKDSDGDQKTSDSETVGIDVGGKVDFEIISDPAQLRPGQKGEITIVYKNTGATTAYNAQARISAVDPFTSNDDTAYLGDMEPGQTAKAVFEVSVDSDATIKTYGIDTEIRYRDALDNSIISDSMKAQIGIAKVSGMAIFTNPIVITIVIFVIIGAGYFVWSRRKK, encoded by the coding sequence TTGGCATACAAATATATATCCACAGTTCTAATAAATGTTGTCACAAAAATAACAACACACCCAAAAAGCAAAGAGATGATGAATATGAAATTCACAAATATTCTTGCAATATTCCTGATTTGTGTCGTAATTGCGGCAATGCCCGCCTCTGCCGGCACAAAATATATTTCAGGCAATCCTGAAATGAGTGTTGCCATATCCGGATCAAACGAGTTTGATCCCGGTGATGATACAACGATTACTATCACAGTACAGAACACCGGGACAAAAGAGTTCAAAATAGTGCAGTCAGACATAGTTGACCGTGATGACGTCCCGGATACTGCAAAACTCGTAGAGGTCTCACTTGAAGCAAACAAAGCACCTATTACCGTCAAAACAGACCCGCAGATGATAGGAGACATTGCAGCAGGAAGTTCGGACAGCGCCTCATTCAAAATAAAGGTAGACAAATACGCAAGCCCGGGGAAGTACCCGCTGAATGTAACTCTTAAGTACAAGTACCTTTTCAGTGCGGAACAGACAGGAACAGACACAATAAAATACAACTACAGGACTGTTGAAAAGCCGCTTTCAGTTGATATAAACATCAAATCCGATGTCCAGATAGAAGTTTCAAACGTAAGCGCTGATTCAATGAATGTAGGCACCGAGGGCTACATCACGATGGACGTTACAAACGTCGGTCATGAAACCGGTGAGAACACGGTTCTAAAACTCTCGGGAGCAACCGGAAGTGCAGTGGTCCCGACCGATGCAAGCGTCTTTATAGGAAAATTTGCTCCCGGAGAGACCAAAACTGTGACATTCAAAGCATCCGTATCTGACGAAGGAGAAGCCAAAAACTACCCGGTCTTGGTTTCAGCAGAATACAAAGACTCCGACGGTGACCAGAAGACATCAGACTCGGAAACCGTAGGTATTGACGTCGGCGGAAAAGTTGACTTTGAAATCATATCCGACCCTGCCCAGCTCAGACCCGGACAGAAGGGAGAGATCACAATAGTCTACAAAAATACAGGAGCAACGACGGCATATAACGCCCAGGCCCGTATCTCGGCTGTGGACCCTTTCACAAGCAACGACGATACCGCATACCTTGGCGATATGGAGCCGGGACAGACTGCAAAAGCCGTATTTGAAGTCTCCGTAGACTCCGACGCTACAATAAAGACTTACGGAATAGATACCGAAATACGCTACCGCGATGCCCTTGACAACAGCATAATATCAGACTCGATGAAAGCGCAGATTGGGATTGCAAAAGTCTCAGGCATGGCCATATTTACAAATCCGATAGTAATTACAATAGTCATCTTCGTAATCATCGGGGCAGGGTATTTTGTATGGTCACGTCGTAAGAAATAA
- a CDS encoding glucose-6-phosphate isomerase family protein produces the protein MDKFWEGELPSPAERTVGDMLCVLEDAGDAPEKQPLYFMYRSLSKSRKDFQWLFENRLRYDITIIPPRTLGREYVKTKGHYHPDAPCGCGYPELYQVLSGEAHFLLQTKDHYDIVAIEAEEGEVALIPPGYGHVTINPGEDTLIMANIVSDNFESEYSEYILMHGAAYYELSDDGFVKNPNYGKGLPDIRVVKAEEYPGLNLYHKKPIYSLIGKKDSLEFLNNPSILGK, from the coding sequence ATGGATAAATTCTGGGAAGGAGAGCTCCCTTCTCCGGCTGAACGGACAGTAGGCGACATGCTGTGCGTCCTTGAGGATGCAGGTGATGCACCTGAAAAACAACCTCTTTATTTTATGTACCGGAGCCTTTCGAAAAGCAGGAAAGATTTTCAGTGGCTTTTTGAAAACAGGCTCAGATACGATATTACAATAATTCCGCCACGCACTCTTGGCAGGGAATACGTAAAAACAAAAGGCCACTATCACCCTGATGCACCGTGCGGCTGCGGTTACCCGGAGCTTTACCAGGTGCTTTCCGGAGAAGCCCATTTTCTTCTGCAGACAAAAGACCACTATGATATAGTCGCAATAGAGGCAGAAGAAGGCGAAGTAGCCCTTATTCCCCCGGGATACGGGCACGTAACGATAAACCCTGGTGAAGACACCCTTATTATGGCGAATATCGTCTCTGACAACTTTGAAAGTGAATACTCCGAGTATATCCTTATGCACGGTGCGGCATACTATGAACTTTCAGACGACGGGTTCGTAAAAAACCCGAATTACGGGAAAGGATTACCTGATATAAGAGTTGTTAAGGCAGAAGAGTACCCGGGTCTCAACTTATACCACAAAAAGCCTATATATTCGCTCATAGGAAAAAAAGACTCCCTGGAATTTTTAAATAACCCGTCAATACTTGGGAAATAA
- a CDS encoding NAD+ synthase, with translation MENLCEGCECERIEQMIRHALWSSGRKRIVVGLSGGVDSSVSAVLCCRAVGAENVSGYFLPSVVTPEKDVRDVLELCEKFKISCFNVSISGILDEFRKIPGYESTPYLDGNLMARIRMTTLYYYANQKDALVCGTSNKSEYLLGYCTKHGDDAADIQPLLHLYKTGVYRIAEEVGIPESIIKKAPSAGLYHGQSDEEEIGFSYDEIDRYLVNLESNGWKPESGSEKEILKKVKSALHKRNSPPNLMKD, from the coding sequence ATGGAAAACCTGTGCGAAGGATGTGAATGTGAAAGAATTGAACAGATGATAAGGCACGCCCTCTGGTCTTCCGGAAGAAAAAGGATAGTCGTCGGACTTTCCGGGGGTGTTGACTCTTCTGTCTCTGCGGTTTTGTGCTGCCGTGCGGTTGGTGCTGAGAATGTTTCAGGGTATTTTCTTCCGTCTGTTGTTACACCGGAAAAAGATGTAAGAGACGTTTTGGAACTCTGTGAAAAATTCAAAATTTCCTGTTTTAATGTGTCTATATCAGGGATACTTGATGAATTCAGAAAGATTCCCGGCTATGAGAGCACGCCTTACCTTGACGGGAATTTAATGGCGAGAATAAGGATGACCACCCTGTATTACTACGCAAACCAGAAAGACGCCCTGGTGTGCGGGACGTCAAACAAAAGCGAGTATCTCCTTGGCTACTGCACAAAGCACGGGGACGATGCGGCGGACATCCAGCCTCTCCTGCACCTTTACAAGACCGGAGTTTACAGGATTGCAGAAGAGGTGGGAATACCGGAATCTATAATCAAAAAAGCTCCTTCTGCGGGTCTCTACCACGGGCAGAGCGACGAGGAGGAGATAGGTTTTTCATACGATGAAATCGACAGGTATCTGGTTAACCTTGAGTCAAACGGCTGGAAGCCAGAAAGTGGTTCCGAAAAAGAGATATTAAAAAAGGTGAAATCGGCGCTGCATAAAAGGAACTCCCCGCCGAACCTTATGAAGGACTAA